One segment of Apus apus isolate bApuApu2 chromosome 1, bApuApu2.pri.cur, whole genome shotgun sequence DNA contains the following:
- the BID gene encoding BH3-interacting domain death agonist → MEQINGSVQMEHALLYAFLEVSSDCKFREQLQSLKSLRTVYSQGGICDDDEAELQTDGNRNGHMQNGGLVFDPEINEEVVRIIAAQLAEIGDQFEREIEARVVNDLVQHFLNENLSGEEIARRMSQVVEELVRAIPSDMEQEKAMLVIVMVLTKKIANTMPSLLQHVFSTTVNYMSQLHNYIVRMLRE, encoded by the exons ATGGAACAG aTCAATGGATCTGTCCAGATGGAGCATGCACTGCTGTATGCCTTCCTGGAGGTATCCTCTGACTGTAAGTTCAGAGAGCAACTGCAGTCCCTGAAAAGCCTGAGGACTGTGTATTCGCAAGGCGGCATCTGCGATGATGATGAGGCAGAACTTCAGACTGATGGCAATCGGAATGGCCACATGCAGAATGGTGGGCTAG TGTTTGACCCTGAGATAAATGAAGAAGTGGTCAGGATCATTGCTGCTCAGCTTGCTGAGATTGGAGACCAGTTTGAAAGAGAAATCGAAGCAAGAGTAGTAAATGATCTAGTGCAGCATTTTCTGAATGAGAACCTGTCTGGAGAG GAAATAGCTCGGCGCATGTCACAGGTAGTGGAAGAGCTTGTACGAGCCATCCCCTCAGACATGGAACAGGAGAAGGCCATGTTGGTGATAGTAATGGTCTTGactaaaaaaattgcaaatacTATGCCTTCCCTTCTACAGCATGTCTTCAGCACCACTGTGAACTACATGAGCCAGCTCCACAACTACATTGTCAGAATG CTGCGTGAGTAA